One window of the Anaeromyxobacter dehalogenans 2CP-C genome contains the following:
- a CDS encoding cyclic nucleotide-binding domain-containing protein gives MAIRPQDLSRPPAPALERSPLLARLDAAGRERLLAGAERLTFAARTRVHGDADAGRHLYLVLEGTATLRREQLALRRLGPGDHFGELAALGGRHRGETVISDGPLTVARLSPAALAELERDAPAVATQLAIGMAAALAEDLERVSGDMDLLLRGRSLPRAQEVTVQVMGEARRIRTGTRVRDLLPEALDGDLVVAGLLGQKPVSLATPVFTDTTVAPLTVSHWEGRQVYAHSLGLVLLEAAHQVAPAARVRMGPSLGTRQLVVVEGADEDRAGLAARLAAGMERIVAADAPFRSEYWSTDEAQGWFLERGWSDAARLLRVRRQATVRLVSCGEVYALSMGPLLPSTGALRGWRLEPADGDDGLLLDLGRLDPRNGHGATPRPRPRRPGDMVRDHRAWLDAMDVTSVGAFNDLCISGQVTQLIRVAEGFHEKRIGQIADAIAAGRERIRIISIAGPSSSGKTTFIKRLTVQLQIDGVNPVGISLDDYYVDREKTPRDARGEWDFEALEALDLPLLQDHVRRLLAGEAVRTARYEFLTGRSRPEGGPVIQLRRGDVLMLEGIHGLNPRLLGAIPRAGELYRAFVHPATTLPFDRLTRVSATDLRLLRRIIRDRHHRGYSAAENIMRWPSVQAGEREHIFPYQDEADAVFDTSLIYEPAVLKVYAERYLLEVPPDHPAFPTAHRLRYLVDRFVSIYPDHVPPTSLIREFIGGSGFEY, from the coding sequence ATGGCCATCCGGCCACAGGACCTGTCCCGCCCGCCCGCCCCAGCCCTGGAGCGCAGCCCGCTGCTCGCCCGCCTGGACGCGGCCGGCCGCGAGCGGCTGCTGGCCGGGGCCGAGCGGCTGACCTTCGCGGCGCGCACCCGCGTGCACGGCGACGCCGACGCGGGCCGGCACCTGTACCTCGTCCTCGAGGGCACCGCGACGCTGCGGCGCGAGCAGCTCGCGCTCCGCCGGCTCGGGCCGGGCGACCACTTCGGCGAGCTGGCCGCGCTGGGCGGGCGGCACCGGGGGGAGACGGTGATCTCCGACGGCCCGCTCACCGTGGCGCGCCTGTCCCCGGCCGCGCTCGCCGAGCTGGAGCGCGACGCGCCGGCGGTCGCGACCCAGCTCGCCATCGGCATGGCGGCGGCGCTCGCCGAGGACCTCGAGCGCGTGAGCGGCGACATGGACCTGCTGCTGCGCGGCCGCTCGCTGCCGCGCGCCCAGGAGGTCACCGTCCAGGTGATGGGCGAGGCGCGGCGCATCCGCACCGGCACGCGCGTGCGCGACCTGCTGCCCGAGGCCCTGGACGGCGACCTGGTGGTGGCGGGGCTGCTCGGGCAGAAGCCGGTGTCGCTCGCGACGCCGGTGTTCACCGACACGACCGTGGCGCCGCTCACCGTCTCGCACTGGGAGGGGCGGCAGGTCTACGCCCACTCGCTCGGGCTGGTGCTGCTGGAGGCCGCGCACCAGGTCGCGCCGGCGGCGCGGGTGCGCATGGGCCCGTCGCTCGGGACGCGGCAGCTCGTGGTGGTGGAGGGCGCGGACGAGGACCGCGCCGGGCTGGCGGCGCGCCTCGCCGCCGGGATGGAGCGGATCGTCGCCGCCGACGCGCCCTTCCGGAGCGAGTACTGGTCCACCGACGAGGCGCAGGGGTGGTTCCTGGAGCGCGGCTGGAGCGACGCCGCCCGGCTGCTGCGCGTCCGCCGGCAGGCCACGGTGCGCCTGGTGTCGTGCGGCGAGGTCTACGCGCTGTCGATGGGGCCGCTGCTGCCGTCCACCGGCGCGTTGCGCGGCTGGCGGCTCGAGCCCGCGGACGGGGACGACGGCCTGCTGCTCGACCTCGGCCGCCTCGACCCGCGCAACGGCCACGGCGCGACGCCGCGCCCGCGGCCGCGCCGGCCCGGCGACATGGTCCGCGACCACCGCGCCTGGCTCGACGCCATGGACGTGACCAGCGTGGGCGCGTTCAACGACCTGTGCATCTCCGGCCAGGTGACCCAGCTCATCCGCGTGGCGGAGGGGTTCCACGAGAAGCGGATCGGCCAGATCGCCGACGCCATCGCGGCGGGGCGCGAGCGGATCCGGATCATCTCCATCGCCGGGCCCTCGTCGTCGGGCAAGACCACGTTCATCAAGCGGCTCACCGTCCAGCTCCAGATCGACGGCGTGAACCCGGTGGGCATCTCGCTCGACGACTACTACGTGGACCGCGAGAAGACCCCGCGCGACGCCCGCGGCGAGTGGGACTTCGAGGCGCTGGAGGCGCTCGACCTGCCGCTGCTCCAGGACCACGTCCGCCGGCTGCTCGCGGGCGAGGCGGTGCGCACGGCGCGCTACGAGTTCCTCACCGGCCGGAGCCGCCCGGAGGGCGGGCCGGTCATCCAGCTGCGCCGGGGCGACGTGCTCATGCTGGAGGGCATCCACGGCCTCAACCCGCGGCTGCTCGGCGCCATCCCGCGCGCCGGCGAGCTGTACCGGGCGTTCGTCCACCCCGCCACCACGCTCCCGTTCGACCGGCTCACGCGCGTGTCGGCCACCGACCTCCGCCTGCTGCGCCGGATCATCCGCGACCGCCACCACCGCGGCTACTCCGCGGCGGAGAACATCATGCGCTGGCCCTCGGTGCAGGCCGGCGAGCGCGAGCACATCTTCCCGTACCAGGACGAGGCCGACGCGGTGTTCGACACCTCGCTCATCTACGAGCCCGCCGTCCTGAAGGTCTACGCGGAGCGCTACCTGCTGGAGGTCCCGCCCGACCACCCGGCCTTCCCGACCGCGCACCGGCTCCGCTACCTGGTGGACCGCTTCGTCTCCATCTACCCGGACCACGTCCCGCCGACCTCGCTCATCCGCGAGTTCATCGGCGGGAGCGGGTTCGAGTACTGA
- a CDS encoding sensor histidine kinase has protein sequence MPPTPDRRRLLERLGALLDDAARRGPLPDAAALRDGLRALAEDQAVAEAVADSAGALVVVLDREGRVLRWNRTCTRVTGWRAGEILGRPFWDVLLLPEERDGIRRAFTRMLAKDFPNQQEVHWRTRDGEARLIAWSNAALFDAAGEVERIVSTGIDVTDRTRAETALRRQARRLEALAEASRVFAAGLDYKTTLDTVARRLSELIGDGALIRVVSEDGAWLVPVAVYHPSPERAALRRRVLLASPQRTGEGITAGVLASGKPLRIPHLTREIIRNEMKPEYLPYLEGVSSLLIAPLEQRRTVVGHITLMRDTGGAPYTSEDEALLEDLAHRAAQALENARLYGEAQAAVAARDEFLSIASHELRTPLTALRLALENMRRVASREALESLPAAYVERVLATAERQGQRLEKLVAALLDVSRIHMGRLELDLEEVDLGHSVGEAVAQLEDEAAQAGSQVTVSGAPVHGRWDRLRISQVATNLLSNAVKYGAGKPVEVSYGARDGRAFLRVRDHGIGIDAADQRQIFERFERAVSSRNYGGLGLGLYIVKRIVEAHGGTVRVESAPGEGADFEVTLPLRPAVPLPGGEAEPPVQH, from the coding sequence GTGCCGCCGACCCCCGATCGCCGACGGCTCCTCGAACGCCTGGGCGCGCTGCTGGACGACGCGGCGCGGAGGGGCCCGCTCCCCGACGCCGCCGCGCTGCGCGACGGGCTGCGCGCGCTCGCCGAGGACCAGGCGGTGGCCGAGGCGGTGGCGGACAGCGCCGGCGCGCTGGTGGTGGTGCTCGACCGCGAGGGGCGCGTCCTCCGCTGGAACCGCACCTGCACGCGGGTGACCGGCTGGCGCGCGGGCGAGATCCTGGGCCGGCCGTTCTGGGACGTGCTGCTGCTGCCGGAGGAGCGCGACGGCATCCGCCGGGCGTTCACGCGGATGCTCGCGAAGGACTTCCCCAACCAGCAGGAGGTCCACTGGCGCACCCGCGACGGCGAGGCGCGCCTCATCGCGTGGTCCAACGCCGCGCTGTTCGACGCCGCCGGCGAGGTGGAGCGCATCGTCTCGACCGGCATCGACGTGACCGACCGCACCCGGGCCGAGACCGCGCTGCGCCGGCAGGCGCGCCGGCTGGAGGCGCTGGCCGAGGCCTCGCGCGTGTTCGCGGCCGGGCTCGACTACAAGACCACGCTCGACACGGTGGCGCGGCGGCTCTCCGAGCTCATCGGGGACGGCGCGCTCATCCGCGTGGTCTCCGAGGACGGCGCGTGGCTGGTGCCGGTGGCCGTGTACCACCCGTCGCCGGAGCGCGCCGCGCTGCGCCGCCGCGTGCTGCTCGCCTCGCCGCAGCGCACCGGCGAGGGCATCACCGCCGGCGTCCTCGCCTCCGGGAAGCCCCTGCGCATCCCGCACCTGACCCGCGAGATCATCCGCAACGAGATGAAGCCGGAGTACCTGCCCTACCTCGAGGGCGTCTCCAGCCTCCTCATCGCGCCGCTGGAGCAGCGCCGGACGGTGGTCGGGCACATCACGCTCATGCGCGACACGGGCGGCGCGCCCTACACCTCCGAGGACGAGGCGCTGCTCGAGGACCTCGCCCACCGCGCCGCGCAGGCGCTCGAGAACGCGCGGCTGTACGGCGAGGCGCAGGCGGCGGTGGCCGCGCGCGACGAGTTCCTCTCCATCGCGTCGCACGAGCTGCGCACCCCGCTCACCGCGCTGCGCCTGGCGCTCGAGAACATGCGGCGCGTGGCGAGCCGGGAGGCGCTCGAGTCGCTCCCGGCCGCGTACGTGGAGCGGGTGCTCGCCACCGCCGAGCGGCAGGGCCAGCGGCTGGAGAAGCTGGTGGCCGCGCTGCTCGACGTCTCGCGGATCCACATGGGCCGGCTGGAGCTCGACCTCGAGGAGGTGGACCTCGGCCACTCGGTGGGCGAGGCGGTCGCGCAGCTCGAGGACGAGGCGGCCCAGGCGGGCTCGCAGGTCACCGTGAGCGGCGCGCCGGTGCACGGGCGCTGGGACCGGCTGCGGATCTCGCAGGTGGCGACGAACCTGCTCTCGAACGCGGTGAAGTACGGCGCCGGCAAGCCGGTCGAGGTCTCCTACGGCGCGCGCGACGGGCGCGCGTTCCTGCGGGTGCGCGACCACGGCATCGGCATCGACGCGGCCGACCAGCGGCAGATCTTCGAGCGCTTCGAGCGGGCGGTGTCGTCGCGCAACTACGGCGGGCTCGGGCTGGGCCTGTACATCGTGAAGCGCATCGTGGAGGCGCACGGCGGCACCGTGCGGGTGGAGAGCGCGCCCGGCGAGGGCGCGGACTTCGAGGTGACGCTGCCGCTCCGGCCGGCCGTGCCGCTGCCGGGCGGCGAGGCCGAGCCGCCGGTCCAGCACTGA
- a CDS encoding O-methyltransferase, with amino-acid sequence MGSPDVKAFGAADPELAAWAEATYRPEDELLRGIRERSVAAGLPAIQVGAMDGLHLEVLARACGWRSAVEIGTLGGYSGVCLLRGMGERGRLHTFELDPGRAALARRHFEEAGVAARVRVHEGPALERLAEVEAEGPFDLVFIDADKKGYPAYLDWAGEHLRVGGAVLADNTFGFGQVHRARPQGEDPEAMEALRTFSARLAQGGRFRATLLPTGEGLSLGVKVR; translated from the coding sequence ATGGGATCACCTGACGTGAAGGCGTTCGGGGCCGCGGACCCGGAGCTGGCGGCCTGGGCCGAGGCCACCTACCGGCCCGAGGACGAGCTGCTGCGCGGCATCCGCGAGCGCTCGGTCGCCGCGGGGCTGCCGGCCATCCAGGTCGGGGCCATGGACGGGCTCCACCTGGAGGTGCTGGCGCGCGCCTGCGGCTGGCGCAGCGCGGTCGAGATCGGCACGCTCGGCGGTTACAGCGGCGTGTGCCTGCTGCGCGGCATGGGCGAGCGCGGCCGCCTCCACACGTTCGAGCTGGATCCGGGCCGCGCGGCGCTGGCGCGCCGCCACTTCGAGGAGGCCGGCGTGGCCGCCCGGGTGCGGGTGCACGAGGGTCCGGCGCTGGAGCGGCTGGCGGAGGTCGAGGCCGAGGGGCCGTTCGACCTCGTGTTCATCGACGCCGACAAGAAGGGCTACCCGGCGTACCTGGACTGGGCCGGCGAGCACCTGCGGGTGGGCGGCGCGGTGCTTGCCGACAACACGTTCGGCTTCGGGCAGGTGCACCGGGCCCGGCCGCAGGGCGAGGACCCCGAGGCGATGGAGGCGCTGCGGACGTTCAGCGCGCGGCTCGCGCAGGGCGGGCGGTTCCGCGCCACCCTGCTGCCCACCGGCGAGGGGCTCTCGCTCGGGGTGAAGGTGCGGTGA
- the epmA gene encoding EF-P lysine aminoacylase EpmA, whose product MQSERRRERARARARLSAEVRRILGGLGYEEVETPCLVPAPGMEPHIDAFQATFVPEGGGTSRPLWLQNSPEYAMKRLLAEGFERVFQLARVFRNGEVSRTHNPEFTMLEFYRAGTDYRGIMADLEALVDGAARALLPGGEPRVTRDGRALSLAAPFETLTVAEAFRRHARVDLEACAGDADRLARAARAAGHDPGPPGEAFDDVFFRVMLDAVEPRLGVDRPTWLVDWPASMAALSKVKAADPRWAERFELYAGGLELANGFTELTDAREQRARLLEEQALRRRLGRPGYPLDEKFLEAVGRMPEAGGVAVGFDRLLMLLTGAASIEEVLLFPAHGFWD is encoded by the coding sequence ATGCAGAGCGAACGCCGCAGGGAGCGGGCCCGGGCGCGGGCGCGGCTCTCCGCCGAGGTGCGCCGGATCCTGGGCGGCCTCGGCTACGAGGAGGTGGAGACGCCGTGCCTGGTGCCCGCGCCGGGCATGGAGCCGCACATCGACGCGTTCCAGGCCACCTTCGTGCCGGAGGGCGGCGGGACGTCGCGGCCGCTGTGGCTCCAGAACAGCCCCGAGTACGCGATGAAGCGGCTGCTCGCCGAGGGCTTCGAGCGGGTCTTCCAGCTCGCCCGGGTGTTCCGCAACGGGGAGGTCTCGCGCACCCACAACCCGGAGTTCACCATGCTCGAGTTCTACCGGGCCGGGACGGACTACCGCGGGATCATGGCCGACCTGGAGGCGCTGGTGGACGGGGCCGCCCGCGCGCTCCTCCCCGGGGGCGAGCCGCGCGTGACGCGGGACGGCCGCGCGCTGTCGCTGGCGGCGCCGTTCGAGACGCTCACCGTGGCCGAGGCGTTCCGCCGGCACGCGCGCGTGGACCTGGAGGCGTGCGCCGGCGACGCGGACCGGCTGGCCCGCGCGGCGCGCGCGGCCGGGCACGATCCCGGCCCGCCCGGCGAGGCGTTCGACGACGTCTTCTTCCGGGTGATGCTCGACGCGGTGGAGCCGCGCCTGGGGGTGGACCGGCCCACCTGGCTGGTGGACTGGCCGGCCTCGATGGCGGCGCTCTCGAAGGTGAAGGCCGCGGACCCGCGCTGGGCGGAGCGGTTCGAGCTGTACGCCGGCGGCCTCGAGCTCGCGAACGGGTTCACCGAGCTGACCGACGCGCGCGAGCAGCGCGCCCGGCTGCTCGAGGAGCAGGCGCTCCGGCGCCGGCTCGGCCGGCCGGGGTACCCGCTCGACGAGAAGTTCCTCGAGGCGGTCGGCCGCATGCCGGAGGCGGGCGGGGTGGCGGTGGGGTTCGACCGGCTGCTGATGCTGCTCACCGGCGCGGCGTCCATCGAGGAGGTGCTGCTCTTCCCCGCGCACGGCTTCTGGGACTGA